The DNA segment TCCTACCTTATGGGTGCGTATTAATTTCGCCAACAGTCAAAATATACTTCGCATTGCACAAACTGCGCTGGAGAGAAAATCCGGCTATATGAGTACTTTACTTACCTCTGATGTCCACGCAAAAGAAATCAGGAGCTTCGGACTTGGCGCCCATTTAAGAAAAATATACACCAGCATCCGGCTGGACCTTCTGGCTGGAAAACTTAGGATCAGCAAACACCGTACGTATAAAGAGTTGATGACATCCACCATTGCTGCAATGGGCTTTTTTTCCTGTATTGCTTATATCGCAATTGGCAGTATCCATGGAACAACAAGTGTTGGAGATATCACCCTGTTTCTCGTCGCCTTTCCTCAGTCTTTTAATGTTTTACAGGGATTGTCTACCAGTATTTCCACCCTTTATCAGAATAATATTTTTGTAAAAAGCATTTTTGAACTCTTTGATCTGAAGAGCAGCTTACCGGAAAACCCTTCCCCACTGGCAATTCCCGATGCTGCTCAGATAGACTTGGAATTAAAAGACCTCAGCTTTAGCTATCCTCATGCCGATCGGCCAACATTGTCTGACATCAACATTAAAATGCCCGCTGGTAAAATCATTGCTGTAGTTGGTATGAATGGCGCCGGAAAATCAACGTTAATTAAACTGATGTGCAGGCTGTACGATCCTACATCGGGACAAATTACTTTAAACGGTACGGACATCAGAAATTTTGAAAGTGCTGACTATCGGAAACAAATCTGTGCAGTCTTTCAGGATTTTGGAAAATACAACGTAACTGCTGCTGACAACATCAAATTTGGAGACATTTATGGAAACAGACATCCTGATGAAATCGTTGAGGCAGCAAAAAATTCAGGCGCTGATTTATTCATCGATACGTTTCCTGCAGGATACCAAACGGTTATGGGCAGGATTTTTGAAGATGGCCATGAAGTTAGCATCGGCCAATGGCAGAAACTGGCAATTGCACGGGCATTCTATAGCAGTTCCCGATTTATTATTCTGGATGAGGCCACGAGTGCACTGGACGCCAATGCAGAGAAAATATTATTCGACTCTTTCCGCGAAAGAATAGGCAACCGTGCGGCTTTAATCATTAGCCACCGGCAATCTGCAGTTAAACATGCGGATTATATTTATATGCTTTCCGACGGAAGAATCGTAGAGTCAGGAACACATGAAGAACTTGTTGCCCTGGCTGGACATTATCATAAGCTGTTCAATAAAAATGCTTCACAACATAAAGTATAAAAAAATCACCCTTGATGAAAGAGCAATCCGGTACTGAACAAAGCATTCTGAAGGGTGTAAAATATCTTTATGATCACCAATACCCAAACGGGGAGTTTTGCTGCTATATCGGTAATGAAGACGAAATGAAAATGTGCATTACCCACAGTAATGTTTTTCCTACTTCCCTCATTTCCCAGTCTATTATGCATTTAAGACACCTCCCTGAAGTAAATCAGATTTTGGAAATGGCAGGAGCTTTCCTGCAGTATCAGTCTATGAGGGCCGGGGTATGGAACAATTTCACGATATTAAATCCACTTTTCCCGATTTGTCCCCCAGATGTAGACAATACTGCATGTGCCTCAAAAGTACTTCAGGAGCTAAATAAAGGAT comes from the Pedobacter sp. FW305-3-2-15-E-R2A2 genome and includes:
- a CDS encoding ABC transporter ATP-binding protein, producing MIRSFTNKLHKLSTNLNLLRILKLIWSASKTWTTVSIIFIIIESALFFSSLYMLKVLIDTISKHGINNLQNESEVIKYLILAALSATLYAGTKAISGYITEKQSGEVGEYIDSKIHESAIGLDLSFYESPEYFDILKRARDMGTDRPNLIVFTIVDIAKNTISLIVIGSMLVSIDWRLFPILAIFVIPTLWVRINFANSQNILRIAQTALERKSGYMSTLLTSDVHAKEIRSFGLGAHLRKIYTSIRLDLLAGKLRISKHRTYKELMTSTIAAMGFFSCIAYIAIGSIHGTTSVGDITLFLVAFPQSFNVLQGLSTSISTLYQNNIFVKSIFELFDLKSSLPENPSPLAIPDAAQIDLELKDLSFSYPHADRPTLSDINIKMPAGKIIAVVGMNGAGKSTLIKLMCRLYDPTSGQITLNGTDIRNFESADYRKQICAVFQDFGKYNVTAADNIKFGDIYGNRHPDEIVEAAKNSGADLFIDTFPAGYQTVMGRIFEDGHEVSIGQWQKLAIARAFYSSSRFIILDEATSALDANAEKILFDSFRERIGNRAALIISHRQSAVKHADYIYMLSDGRIVESGTHEELVALAGHYHKLFNKNASQHKV